The DNA region gttgTTTTGGTTACTCTCATTTTGAGGAGTTGAGTTATACACTTTAATTTAATACCGTAAAGTATTTTGgatgtatttaaaatttgagtttgAGAATTTTTTATCACTTTACTATCTCATTAGAGATTTTCCCTTGTGTCATTTTGTTACCGACAAGTTTTTGGCGTTGATTGCGATAGAAGGTGCGCTGACTAACTATTCAGCTAATTGAATCTGAACCTTTTGATTTTGAATATAGCAGTTGGTATTCCCAACACCGGTTAATGGGTCTCCGCGGGATGACAGTGAGTTTAATGTAAAGGCTTGAGGTTATGAATTCCTCCGTTTGTACATTTATATACACCAAGTCACCAACTAATCATTACTCATAATTAGAGTATAATATCAACAGCTATGATTCAGCAAATTCAAATTGTACGAAAATCCTGCCTAAGTTCAACAGTCAACACATCGAAGCTGTAGAAATGTCTAAATCTTGCCACTGAATAGGTGATATCATCACGAACTGATATGGAATATTTCTTACAATTCAAGTCTTGTTCACTGtaaaaactaaataactaaaaaagaaagagaaaaagaaatcctaaaaaattgcatgctatgtataaaaaataaactCAAACATGAATAGCAAAGCAACCGGAGACTTGCTTTGGCAATAACACAATTGAATAGCTATCTACAATCCTTCAAATATGACGACGGACTTTCTAAGATCATGCTTGATGATTTGCTGCTGTCACCCTTGCCTGGTGATCCGCATTCACTGAAGTCAAGTATGCGTCGCTCCACCTGTAAACAAATAAGTTCTAGGTGAGCAAGCTactgaaaaaaaacaaaaataaaacaaaaaaacaaaaaaacaaaagaaactagAAATCTGAAAGTATATAGTGAGCAGCATCCTTGTATTTACTTTATACACATGAAAGAATAACATCTATTCAATTCGGTTAAAACAGCACAAGAACCAAAGTTGTTGCTTTTCTCTTGCCAAGTTCCATCAAGTAATATAAGAGATCGCAGTTGGTTTTGGAAAAAGCTTGAATATGGAAGAAGGGCAGAGGAACCCAGCTCTTACCAAAGCTTTTGAAGTCAATTGAGAATGGTTCACATGCTGCTTCTGTGGATCATTATTTTCCTTGTTCTCATCCCTGTTGTTTCTAGATGCATCTTTTGGTAACGCCTTAGGAgtttcattttccaaaatttcaTGAGCATTGGCATATTGAGCAGCAGTTTGTTCGCTAACCTGTTTCATCAACCCAATTGCATCATAGCTTCTATCACATGGGCTCATGAATATCCCAAAATCCTGAAACATTATTTTGCAGTAGTTAGTAGAGTGGGAAATTCAAATCCACTTCAAGAAAGTAATTATCCAACAGAATCAACAATACCTCAATTGTAATTTCGGTATCAATCCTGGGGCTAGACAAAAATGTATTTATGAACCAAGGAGATTTCCACGGTGAAGGTGATTCAAGGCTTCTCCTAAAAGGTGTTTCATTAAATCTAAAATCAAACAAGCAGTCAGTCAGAAACAGTGCAACAATTGCcatcaaactaataaaataataaattgtttATTAAAAAAGTTGAGCATTTAACTGCTTTAAAATGACAGAAGTGTTTTCGAAAGCAGTGGTTTAAAGAATCAACACTGTTAACACAGGCCAAAATGAGGAACCTGACCTCATCCTAGGTTTCAATATCAAAACAACCAAATATATCAGCATCATCACTTTGATGAGaccaaattaaaagaataaatagaTGTCTAAACTGATTCTAGAAACAGTAACAGTATTGTTAAGAGTATTACATGCTGGATGTTTCAAACCCTCCATCTTTTCCTGTTTGATCACCCAAGTTTTCTACGGCGGCTGTTGAACAAACAGATTGTACACATGTAAGAGCAATTGAAACTCTCTCATTCTCCTTCACACGAATACAAGGAGACTTAACACTTGAGCATGCatgtttatttgttctagcacttaATACTATGTCTGATTTCACACCAACTTGCTTAGGAGAATTCAACAGCAAGTTATTCGGATCACGGTCAACCAAGACTCCAGAATGTTGTTGCACCTGGCAAATAAAATAACAAGGGTGATAAGtaaatgttttcaaattcaggAAAGTAATTAAAGAGGATCATACTTACAATCTCAACGGTAGTGTTAACATCATCGTTCCTCTTAGAATCAACATCGAGAGCTCGTTGCTCAGTCTTATCCAGAAAATCACTAGCATCTTTATCATTTACTGATTTATTGTCGTCCAGCATTGGTGGTTCATTTTTCTTGTCTACTTGTTCCATTTCAGAAGATGGCCCAAGATTTTCCTTCAATGTAGATGGAGAAAGTGGATCTGCTTTCTGAGTCTCACTGTCATCAAACATGACATCCAGTCGGGAAAAGTTTTTTATCAAGTTGGATGTCTCAAGTTTCTTGTCAAGTCTCTTATCTGATAGAGGAGACAAAAAATCACGGTGTCGTTTCTTTAATATTGATGGTGTACCTGTGAAGGTTTTAGCAGCACTTTTCAACAAAGCATCCGGGCTTTTATCATGACAAGGTGAGTCCCATAACCTAAAGGGAGTCAGACAGTTCATAGAGGACATCATAAACTGGCGAATACCAAGGGGACTAAATTCTTGCTGCATATCACTGCCAGATTGTACAAGATCACAGCTGAAGAAAGGAATATCCGAACTAGGAAAACGGGGAGGTTCATAACATAAAGCTCCTGTGTCTTCCTGTTCTGCATGCCCATTCGGCTTTTCCATGATAGAATGGTCAGTTTTTTTAGTATCTGGTCCACAGCCAAAACTATTTACAGGGATCAATTTTGAAGTGTCATTCACTATATCAGATTCCTCTTGCATTTCTGCACTACATATACCATAAATAGAAGGAGCACTGGCTAAGTCATTAGCATAAACATCGTGTGCTCTGGAGACAAACTGCTGATCCTCTGGCTGAAGTAAATGTTTTGTTTCTGAAGTACACTGCAATCTACCATCATTAGCAGTAGGTACTGAGGCAGATGGCAAAGACGACTCGTGAAGAATGGAAGTGCACCCAGACAAGTCAACCATATGTACACCTTTATTATAGTCCACAGAAGAAGGGCCGTCATCACTTATTGCCTCTGAAAATAAAACTCTGCAACATTCATCATCAGATATCAACATGTGCTCTCGTAGCGAGTCCATAGCAGTAGGTCTTATGGATGTCGAAACAGCTAGCTCTACAGAAGTCTGAAATGGAGCATCGGCCATATCATGGCCTTCACTGCGAGCATGAACCATACACTCATTTTGCAACTGTGTGGATTCCTGCACAAAACCCAGTGAGGAAATATTGGGTAAGGAAAGCAAATTATGATGGCAATCCCCGGCTGCTGGATTTAcaggttcttgtgagtaattttGCTCAATGAATTGAGAGGAGGAAGTCACTTGGCGAGGCATCTCTGGGATAGATATAGTGATGTCGTCCAGAGAAACATAATATGGCTCTGAACAAGAAGCTT from Arachis hypogaea cultivar Tifrunner chromosome 10, arahy.Tifrunner.gnm2.J5K5, whole genome shotgun sequence includes:
- the LOC112716160 gene encoding transcription factor MYB3R-1, which gives rise to MEGDREIIAAPNGVVDGVQRIRALHGRTTGPTRRSTKGQWTAEEDEILRKAVQRFKGKNWKKIAECFKDRTDVQCLHRWQKVLNPDLVKGPWSKEEDEIIIELVNQYGPKKWSTIAQSLPGRIGKQCRERWHNHLNPSINKEAWTQEEELALIRAHQIYGNKWAELTKFLPGRTDNAIKNHWNSSVKKKLDSYLASGLITPLSNVPLVGNPNQPMASTSSKLQSSGDEAGHRGTEGEEVSQCSQESANATQFPSAKEMSNVLQSREEYRGNEEYGPGKGYSPSQASCSEPYYVSLDDITISIPEMPRQVTSSSQFIEQNYSQEPVNPAAGDCHHNLLSLPNISSLGFVQESTQLQNECMVHARSEGHDMADAPFQTSVELAVSTSIRPTAMDSLREHMLISDDECCRVLFSEAISDDGPSSVDYNKGVHMVDLSGCTSILHESSLPSASVPTANDGRLQCTSETKHLLQPEDQQFVSRAHDVYANDLASAPSIYGICSAEMQEESDIVNDTSKLIPVNSFGCGPDTKKTDHSIMEKPNGHAEQEDTGALCYEPPRFPSSDIPFFSCDLVQSGSDMQQEFSPLGIRQFMMSSMNCLTPFRLWDSPCHDKSPDALLKSAAKTFTGTPSILKKRHRDFLSPLSDKRLDKKLETSNLIKNFSRLDVMFDDSETQKADPLSPSTLKENLGPSSEMEQVDKKNEPPMLDDNKSVNDKDASDFLDKTEQRALDVDSKRNDDVNTTVEIVQQHSGVLVDRDPNNLLLNSPKQVGVKSDIVLSARTNKHACSSVKSPCIRVKENERVSIALTCVQSVCSTAAVENLGDQTGKDGGFETSSIFNETPFRRSLESPSPWKSPWFINTFLSSPRIDTEITIEDFGIFMSPCDRSYDAIGLMKQVSEQTAAQYANAHEILENETPKALPKDASRNNRDENKENNDPQKQHVNHSQLTSKALVERRILDFSECGSPGKGDSSKSSSMILESPSSYLKDCR